The genomic window AGTTAGCGCACCAACCCCAACCTACGTGGTGGCAGTTCTGGCGTAGGTGAAGATCGACAAACCAGCGCCATGGCCCTTCAAGAGCACCCTGGATTATCGGCTACCGTTCGCGCTCACGCCTAGACGATCGTCCCGTGCTCACGGCTGGTAATCAATCAGCCGATCCCCTTCGACTCTTGGAACATTGCGATGGGTGTTAGAGGATCATGTCTTCGCTGCCTCCCTTGGCTTGACATGTGAAATTTTTCTTTTATAAATAAAAGTGGAACAACTAGTTGGGGCAGAAATGGCGAAGCTGTCACGAACCGCAAAGTAAAGTAGCATTGCCAAAAAGCAGCAAGTTGGTGGCTGGGTGAATGGCGCTGACGATTGAGTTCCGATTTGCAGATGTAGAAGAGAACTTCGATTGGTTCTGTGTTGTCTTGCACTATTCTAACGCTTCAACTATGCTCAGCTCAGCGCTAAAGTTCTGACTCCCGTCGTTCTCGGAACTTCTTCCTCGTCTCGATAGTCAGAAAGTGCCCCAACCGGGGTGCGGAAATGGTGGTCCGGGATGAAACGCCAGTGGGAGCCAGACGATCTCGTCTCCAGCTTTACCTTTTTGCCTGACGAGGCAACCCTGCTTGCCAATAAGACAGGTGCGACCCGTTTGGGGTTCGCCGTGCTCTACAAATTCTTTCAGCACGAAGGGCGCTTCCCTCGTCATCGTAACGAGGTGCCGAGCGCCGTTATTGCCTACCTTGCCAAGTGCGTTCATGTTCCTGCCAAGGCATTCTCCGATCTGCACAAATATTGAACCCGAGTCCGTCAACAAGTCCCGCGCCACCGTCAGCCGGTCGCGCAAATAGGTCAAATAGCTGTGTATCCCATCCCGCCAGGTGTCTCTAAACGCCTTCACCTGCTCCGGCTCGCGGGTGATGTGGTCGGTGTTGCCGTCCTTCACGTCGCGGCTGGTGGTGCTCCACTGGAAGTTCGAGTTGAACTTGATGCCGTAGGGCGGGTCGATGTAGATGCACTGCACCTTGCCGCGCAGGCCCTCGCGCTCGGCCAAAGACGCCATCACCTGCAAGGAGTCGCCCAGGATCATCCGGTTCGTCCAGTTGGCGTCGTGCTGGTAGAACTCGGTGCGAGCACCCTCGTCGGGCAGGCCGTTGAAGTCGCTGAAGAGGTCGGCCTGGAAGTTGGGCTTTTCAGCCTTGGCGCGCTCGGTCTGGCGCAAGAGGTCGTTGATGAGGGGCTTGGGGTGGACCTTCTCCTGGATGAAGAGCGGCGGCGCGTGGACGACGAGGTCGGACCAGTCCTGCTCGGCCTTGCCGCGCCACACCAGTTGCGGGTCGAGGTCGCGGTTGCGGCGCTCGTAAGCGACACGGACGGGGGTCTGGGTTTCCTTGTTGACGACCGAGCCGTACTCGGCGGTGGGGATGTTCTTGCGCTTAGCGTCCTCGTGAGTGAGAGTTTCGACGGTCTTGGATACCTTGGGATGTCGTGCCATCTCGTTCAGTCTCCTTCCGCGTAGGCGACGCCCAGCTCTGCAGCCACCGCGGCGAGGCGCTTGTCCTTCGTCCACAGCCGCACGCTGCCGGCCAGGAGCACCGAGGCGAGCAGGTGGACGTCAAGGTAGCCGATGCCCCGGCCCATCAGGGCGCGCCCTTCGATGAAGCTCAGGGCCTCGGGGTCGGTGGCGGTTGGCGCCTTGGGCAACTCATCCAGGAGCTCGAGCACCTCGCTGCGGTTCTTGAGGTTGCCACAGGCCAGCTCGCCCAGGACGAAGGGGTGCATCAGGATGCGCGCGTGCTCGAGGGCTTCGGCCAGGGCCGGGCTGCCTTCGCGCAGGTGGTCGATCCAGACGGAGGTATCGACCAGGATCACGCGGGTTCGGGGCGACGCCTGGGAATCTCGTGTAATTGGGGTTCGCTGCCGCCGAGCCTGGCGAGCCGCCGGGCGCTCTCGCGTTCGATGAGGGCCCTTAGCCCTTCGTGGATGAGGGCGGTGCGTTCTTTCATGCCGGTGAGGCGCTGGGCTTCCTCGAGCAAATGCTCGTCCAGGTTGATGGTGGTGCGCATAAAACCTCCCCTGTGTATGCATCAATGATACATCATTTGATGACATTAAAACATGCGTCAATGTTAGCGCTCGTTCATCTCGTCGCGGCTGAACGTTTGGCCGCCGGTGCGCAGCTTGCCACGCAATTCGGCGGCGACCTCATCGTAGTGCTGCATGCGATCCTTTTGCTTGGCAGCATTCTCGAGGGCGCTCGCGACCGCCCTGTCGAACTCGGCTTCGACCTTGGCACCGAAGGCGGCCTCGATGCCGTAGACGTCGGTCAGCTCGGCGAAGGCCCAGCGGCCGTAGCTCTTCAAGTTATTGACGCCCTCGACCCAGTAAGTCTCCATCGTGCTTTTCTTGTCCTTGGCGTCCTCGCCGCGGTAGCCCTTGATCTCGACGACGAGGTTGAGCGGCTCGGCCTCGCCGACGTCTACCAGGACAACGAAGTCGGGAAGGTACTTGCGGGTCGTCGAGCCGTAACGGTAGGGAACCTCGAGGCCGAGGTTGTGGTTCTTGACGTAGGCCTTGACGCGAGGGTGCGCCTCGGCGACGCGGCAGAACTCGCCTTCCCAGTCGCTGTCGAGGATGGCCCAGTTGATGTGGGAGCGCGTCGTCTCCCAGCGGCTGGTCTTGGAGGTGGTGAAGTTCACGTGGATAGTGGAACCGGTGGCGTTGTAGGGGTCGAGCACCGCCTTGATAGGGCGCTCGCCCACCAGCGAGCGGGTGATGGCAGCGGTGATGCGCTCGCAGGCCATGTCGGCCAGCTCCTGGTACATGAGCTGCGCAGGGTAGGTGCCACCCTTGCAGACGAGGTAGCCGTCGAGCCACTCCTTGGTGATCCGCTTGAGCTGCCCGAAGAGGTGCAGCTTGGGCTCCTCACCGGGGTCGCGCCACTTGGTGTACACGAGGCGCCGGGAGAGGTGGAAGAGCAGCGTGGAGCGGCGCAGATCGCCTAAGTGCTCGAGGCTGAGGTCGACGCCCTCGCCGATGATGCCGGCGTTCCGGGTGATGGACGGGCCGACGAGGTCCGGGGTCAGCTCGAGCCTGGAGTCGTCGTTGAACTGAGCGGTGAGCCGCTCCTCGGGCAGCTCCACGCGGTAGCCTTCCACGCGAGGGAAGCGGATTTCGAGGTGGTCGCGTTCAGGGCTAACCGCCCGCACGTGAATGGTCTCGCGGGGCGGTTGCGGCGGCGCGACGACCGGCTTGGCGGTGAAGTCGAAGGGGATGCCCAGGACGTCGGCGTACTCGACGTTGAACAGACCCTCCTCGTTGAGGTCGTAGGACTGGCGTCGCAAGGCGCGGCCGATCACCTGCTCGCACAGCAGCTCGGTACCGAAGGCGCGCACACCCAGGACGTGCGTGATGGTGTTGGCGTCCCAGCCTTCGGTGAGCATCGAGACCGACACCACGCAGCGGATCGACTCGCCGGGGCGGCCTTCCTTGCCGACGGTGTTCATGACCTCGCGCAGCAGGTCCTGGTCGCTTA from Deinococcota bacterium includes these protein-coding regions:
- a CDS encoding type II toxin-antitoxin system VapC family toxin — encoded protein: MILVDTSVWIDHLREGSPALAEALEHARILMHPFVLGELACGNLKNRSEVLELLDELPKAPTATDPEALSFIEGRALMGRGIGYLDVHLLASVLLAGSVRLWTKDKRLAAVAAELGVAYAEGD
- a CDS encoding type II toxin-antitoxin system VapB family antitoxin, with product MRTTINLDEHLLEEAQRLTGMKERTALIHEGLRALIERESARRLARLGGSEPQLHEIPRRRPEPA
- a CDS encoding restriction endonuclease, with amino-acid sequence TLLVDSEQLESGEGLDDNFRSMAGDEIERFRREIVERTGDRQEAENLSDQDLLREVMNTVGKEGRPGESIRCVVSVSMLTEGWDANTITHVLGVRAFGTELLCEQVIGRALRRQSYDLNEEGLFNVEYADVLGIPFDFTAKPVVAPPQPPRETIHVRAVSPERDHLEIRFPRVEGYRVELPEERLTAQFNDDSRLELTPDLVGPSITRNAGIIGEGVDLSLEHLGDLRRSTLLFHLSRRLVYTKWRDPGEEPKLHLFGQLKRITKEWLDGYLVCKGGTYPAQLMYQELADMACERITAAITRSLVGERPIKAVLDPYNATGSTIHVNFTTSKTSRWETTRSHINWAILDSDWEGEFCRVAEAHPRVKAYVKNHNLGLEVPYRYGSTTRKYLPDFVVLVDVGEAEPLNLVVEIKGYRGEDAKDKKSTMETYWVEGVNNLKSYGRWAFAELTDVYGIEAAFGAKVEAEFDRAVASALENAAKQKDRMQHYDEVAAELRGKLRTGGQTFSRDEMNER